The DNA window AGAAGGAGGTTTCCAAAAGACCGTGAAACTTTTAAAGAAATAAACTATTAATACATCAGTTCCTGCGGCAACTTCGTTGCCGCAGGAACTTTTCTCTTTATGAAAAAACTTTTTGTACTCATTGGTATTGCCTCTCTTTCCCTGGCCAAGGCTCAGATTGATCCTGTAAAATATCCTACGTATACTAATATTGACGAAGCATTGAGCAGTACAAAAACTGTTTACAGTATGAGTTTCAGAGAGAAAGGATTATTCAATCTGCCTCCTCAGATTGTGAAGCTCAATTCGATATTCTTTTTGAATATTATGGCTAATAAACTGGAGAAAATGGATAAGGAGATATTTGCGCTAAAAGATCTTCAGATTTTAAATATCAATGAAAACAGCATTACATATATTCCGGATGAAATAAGTCAACTTACAAAACTGACGACATTCTCTATGAATCTCAATAGCCTTAGCCATATTAATCCCAATATTGCAAAACTTCAGAATTTAAAAGTCGTTCATTTTGATGCTAACAATTTGAATGTTTTTCCTGAGGCACTCATGGAGATTCCTGCTTTGGAAGAAATTAATCTTCAGGGAAATCAGATCAGTTTTATCAGCAATGGACTTGATCAGATCAAAAACCTTAAGTTTTTAAACCTGGCGGATAATCAGATTAATGATTTGGGGAATTTATCTTTTCCAACATATTTAAAATATCTCGAACTACAGCAGAATGCCATTATAAAACTTCCCGAAAACCTTTTTAAAGCCCGGAATCTTGAATTTCTGAACGTAAGTGGAAATAATATCACAGAAATTTCTCCTGCCATCAAAGGCCTGAAAAATGTAGCCAGTATGAATTTGGCCAACAATAATTTAAAAGATATTCCTGTAGAAATCAAACACCTTAAAAAGCTGAAAACTTTAATTCTTACAGGAAATCCTATAGAAAAATCTACTATTGAAAAGTTGAAAACCTTACTGCCGGAGACCCAGATTTATTTCTAAATCTACCCGCCAACACGTTTGGTTTTGTATCCCATTTCTTTAAGGATATTCATTATTTTGTCACGGTTATCCCCTTGAATGATGATCGTTCCATCCTTCTCAGAGCCGCCTATTCCTAAGGTGGTTTTTATTTTTTTTGATATTTTCTTCAAATCTTCCTCACTGCCTTCCCAGCCTTCAACAATAGTTACAGGCTTACCGTTTCTGCCTTTTTTCTCAAATTTGCATACCAAAGGCTCCTTCTGCTTGAATTGTTCTTCAGGCATTTCAAAATCCTGCTCTTCATGTTCAGGAAAAAGGTTCTTCAATTGATCTCGTAAATCCATACCGCAAAATTAAAAAGATTTACTGATTAATGAACTGAAATAATCAACGAAATTTCAATTTTTAACCCCTGTCAAGGTTTTAAACTTTGACAGGGTTAAAGTCGATGACTTTAAGAGAAGCTGCTTGTTGATCACCAATCAATAAAATTAAGGACCTCAAATTCTTCTGTTCGTCGGAAATTAGGTAAATTTGTATAACAAAAGTTTTACAAAATGTCAAAAAAAGCAATATTAGCAATTCTTGACGGATGGGGATTGGGAACAAACCCAAACGTTTCTGCCATAGACAAAGCCAATACACCATTTATAGATAGCTGTTATCAAAAATTTCCGCACACCACATTGGAAGCAAGCGGCCTGGCTGTAGGGCTTCCTGCGGGACAAATGGGGAATTCCGAAGTAGGTCACATGAACCTTGGAGCAGGAAGAGTGGTTTACCAAAATCTGGTTAAACTGAATATGGCAGTGGAAAACGGAACGCTGGGTCAGGAAAAAGTGATTCAGGATGCTTTTGAATATGCTAAAAGAGAAAATAAAAAAATACATTTCATCGGATTGGTTTCCAATGGAGGAGTACACTCACATATCAATCATTTAAAAGGATTATTAACTGCTGCCAAAGAATTTGGACTGAATGAAAACGTTTTTGTACACGCATTCACAGATGGTAGAGATTGTGATCCACATTCAGGATTGGGATTCATTGATGAGCTTCAGAAGCATATGGATGCTACAACAGGAAAACTGGCAACAGTGATAGGAAGGTATTATGCGATGGACAGAGACAAGAGATGGGAACGTGTAAAATTGGCTTACGATGCACTGGTTGAGGGAATTGGATTTGAAACAACTGATGCATTGGATGCCATCAAGACTTCTTATGATAATAATGTAACCGACGAATTCTTAAAGCCTGTTATTTTAGTTCATACCACAGAAACAGGAAATATAGTGTCGGTTGCAAAGATCATTGACAATGATGTGGTGATCTGTTTTAATTTCCGTACCGACAGAGGAAGAGAAATTACAGAAGTGCTTTCACAAAAAGACTTTCCTGAATTTGGAATGCGTAAACTGAACCTTTACTATGTTACATTAACCAATTATGACAAAACATTCCAGAATGTTCAGGTTGTTTTTGACGAAAATGTTTTGACAGAAACAATGGGTGAAGTACTGGAAAGAAACGGAAAAACACAAATCAGAATCGCCGAAACCGAAAAATATCCTCACGTTACCTTTTTCTTTTCAGGAGGAAGAGAAGAGGAGTTCAACGGAGAAAAGAGATTATTGTGCCCAAGTCCGAAGGATGTTCCTACCTATGATTTAAAACCTGAAATGTCAGCATACGACATTACCAATGCGATTGTACCTGAATTAGAGCAGGGAACCGCTGATTTTGTATGTTTAAATTTTGCCAATACAGATATGGTAGGGCATACAGGTGTTTTTGAGGCTGCTGTAAAAGCTGCCGAAGTGGTAGATCAATGCATTGAAAAAGTAGCGACCGCAGCTTATGAAAACGGATATGCAGTATTCATTCTTGCTGACCACGGAAATTCTGATGTCATGATTAATGCAGATGGAACTCCAAATACTCAGCACTCTACGAATCTGGTTCCTTTTATTGTAATGGATAAAGATCATACATGGAGCCTGAAGCCCGGCAAACTGGGCGATGTAGCGCCTACAATCTTAAAAGTAATGGGTGTGCAAATACCAGATACGATGACCGGAGAGATTTTAGCTAACTAAAATTCAATAATATTGTTAAAAAAATGCCGTTATACTTATAGATCAGCATTTTTTTATGATTTATGTCAGATAAGGTATGAGTTGCATACTTTATTATGCGCCAAATAATAAATAAATCATATCTTTGTTAATTAAAACTGAATAGTAAAATGTATCAAAAGCTTGTTAGGAAAGAAGTAATGGGAATATTGGAAAAGGAAGTAGGTTCTTTTCTTGAGAAATTTTTAACGCCAATCGAAAAGATCTGGCAGCCTTCCGA is part of the Chryseobacterium lactis genome and encodes:
- a CDS encoding leucine-rich repeat domain-containing protein; the encoded protein is MKKLFVLIGIASLSLAKAQIDPVKYPTYTNIDEALSSTKTVYSMSFREKGLFNLPPQIVKLNSIFFLNIMANKLEKMDKEIFALKDLQILNINENSITYIPDEISQLTKLTTFSMNLNSLSHINPNIAKLQNLKVVHFDANNLNVFPEALMEIPALEEINLQGNQISFISNGLDQIKNLKFLNLADNQINDLGNLSFPTYLKYLELQQNAIIKLPENLFKARNLEFLNVSGNNITEISPAIKGLKNVASMNLANNNLKDIPVEIKHLKKLKTLILTGNPIEKSTIEKLKTLLPETQIYF
- a CDS encoding translation initiation factor, giving the protein MDLRDQLKNLFPEHEEQDFEMPEEQFKQKEPLVCKFEKKGRNGKPVTIVEGWEGSEEDLKKISKKIKTTLGIGGSEKDGTIIIQGDNRDKIMNILKEMGYKTKRVGG
- the gpmI gene encoding 2,3-bisphosphoglycerate-independent phosphoglycerate mutase, which translates into the protein MSKKAILAILDGWGLGTNPNVSAIDKANTPFIDSCYQKFPHTTLEASGLAVGLPAGQMGNSEVGHMNLGAGRVVYQNLVKLNMAVENGTLGQEKVIQDAFEYAKRENKKIHFIGLVSNGGVHSHINHLKGLLTAAKEFGLNENVFVHAFTDGRDCDPHSGLGFIDELQKHMDATTGKLATVIGRYYAMDRDKRWERVKLAYDALVEGIGFETTDALDAIKTSYDNNVTDEFLKPVILVHTTETGNIVSVAKIIDNDVVICFNFRTDRGREITEVLSQKDFPEFGMRKLNLYYVTLTNYDKTFQNVQVVFDENVLTETMGEVLERNGKTQIRIAETEKYPHVTFFFSGGREEEFNGEKRLLCPSPKDVPTYDLKPEMSAYDITNAIVPELEQGTADFVCLNFANTDMVGHTGVFEAAVKAAEVVDQCIEKVATAAYENGYAVFILADHGNSDVMINADGTPNTQHSTNLVPFIVMDKDHTWSLKPGKLGDVAPTILKVMGVQIPDTMTGEILAN